The Akkermansiaceae bacterium region CGATGGGGTCAACTGGACAAACAACGGCGTTGCCACCAGCACCACGTCTCTTTACGGAACCCTGAAAAGAACAGGCACTTACGGCGGGACCACCAGCCTTGCATCCAACCCCACGAATGACACCGGCCACACCATCGCTTTGGGGGATGTGATCGAGTTGACATTTTGGGCAAGGAACAGCGGCACCACTGACCGCGTCATCGTCTGGAGCCTTGGCGATATCAATGGAACCACATTTACTCCCTTTGCGACCGACGGCACCGGCAACGTCACGGTCAACGGTGCATTCCAGATGTTCAGTGCATCCAAGACGGTTGGTTCGGGTGATGCTCTCATTGGTCAATCCCTTGCCGTGCAATTTAGGCGCACTGTCGGTGATGGCAACTTCCCCGCCGTGGACGATGTCAC contains the following coding sequences:
- a CDS encoding PEP-CTERM sorting domain-containing protein (PEP-CTERM proteins occur, often in large numbers, in the proteomes of bacteria that also encode an exosortase, a predicted intramembrane cysteine proteinase. The presence of a PEP-CTERM domain at a protein's C-terminus predicts cleavage within the sorting domain, followed by covalent anchoring to some some component of the (usually Gram-negative) cell surface. Many PEP-CTERM proteins exhibit an unusual sequence composition that includes large numbers of potential glycosylation sites. Expression of one such protein has been shown restore the ability of a bacterium to form floc, a type of biofilm.), translating into MKKTISALLVAAATVATSAAATTILIDYNDGLANGVHDAAVRNGGFETRTGSTYNDGVNWTNNGVATSTTSLYGTLKRTGTYGGTTSLASNPTNDTGHTIALGDVIELTFWARNSGTTDRVIVWSLGDINGTTFTPFATDGTGNVTVNGAFQMFSASKTVGSGDALIGQSLAVQFRRTVGDGNFPAVDDVTLSVTPVPEPSSAALLGLGGLALILRRRR